TGGTTTGTCGGCAACGGCTATCAACGAGCACGCGGTACCGCTGCTACGCCTACTGCTGCCTCAGTTGCAGCAAGTGGGTTTTCGGTTGGCGCCTATCACCTTGGCCGAGCAAGCTAGGGTAGCTATTGGTGATGAAATCGGAGAACTGCTGAAGGCTAGGCTCACGCTGATGCTAATAGGGGAGCGACCAGGGTTAAGCTCGCCGAGTAGCCTAGGCGCTTACTTCACCTACGCACCCAAACCGGGCCTTACCGATGAGGCGCGCAACTGCGTTTCAAACATCCGCCCAGAAGGCCTAGGGTATCCGCTGGCGGCTGATAAGCTGTTCTTCCTTATTCAAGAGGCGCTCAGAAGAAAGCTTTCAGGTGTAGGGTTGAAGGATGAGAGTGGCCTGCTGTCTGCCTAAGCACCTCAAGCTAATGCTAGGGTTAGAGCTAGAAAGCTCCCCTCCTTTTTTAAGGAGGGGGTTGGGGGTGGTTAAGAGCATTGAACGATCTAGAAGGCTAGGTCTAATCTTCTAGCCCTAGCCTAACCACCCCGGCCTGCGGCCACCCCTCCTTAAAAAAGGAGGGGTGCTCTCTAGCTCTAGACTTAGTGCGCTTAAGTCGTCTTATACAAATACCAGCCGTTGCCGATGGGTTTGATAACGATGATACTGTCGGGGTTGATGGCGGGCACGGCCTTGGCGTCGGGTTGGTAGAGTAGGCCAACGGTGTTTTCAACTAGCCCACCAATGAGAAACTCCAGGCAGGTGCCGCAGCCAGTGTCGCGGCGCGTGATGCGGCTGATAAACAGCGACTGGAGTATCTGACTGATGGCCGGGTCAGCATTGGCGGCTTGCTCGCCTAGGGCTAGCACGTCAGCACGCGGGGGGAAATACTGGCGGGCTTGCACCAAGTCGACCACCTGTTTGAACTCGGCTTGATTCTGCTTGAAGTGCTCGATGATGGTAGCATCGGCTCCGATCCACAGCTTGAGGTTGCCGACCGTGAAGGCATGCGGCGCGGCCGGGTGGCGTTGATCATACTGCGCTACTTCGGAGGCGGGCATGGTGGTGAGTACTTCCAGCATCTGTTGCCCTACGCCCGTCATGGCAAGGCCGCGCACGGCACGTAGTTTCCAAGTGCTTTCTTCCTTAGCAAAGTAGAGGTAGAAGTCGTTGCGGCTCACGGTATCACGCAGTTCTACCGTCACGACGGCTGAGGCAGAATCTTGCTGAAGCAGTTGGCAACGGCGCTGCAACTGCGGGGGGATCTGCTGCCCTAGGCTCTGCTGCTTGGCCTGTTGGAGCACTTCGCCACTGAGGTAGCTTCTCATCTCCGGCCACTGCTCTTTGGCAACAAACCGCTCCGCAATTTGCAGCGGCTTTTTCAGGGGCAGCGCGAGCAAGAGTTGGGGTAAGCACCAGCAAAGCAGGAAAAGAAAATATTTCATCAGAGAAAAGGTCAAAAAGCGGCTTGCTGAGGCGCAAACACTCAACCTTAACCTCCAAGATAAGTAGAAAATCAGAGTTTTAGGAGCGTCTTCTTGCCTTTGCAGATTGTGGATAAAGGCAAGTAAACGCAAGAGCACCATGCTGCGCTTGCCGAAGTATCTTGTGTGCTTTGTTGCCGACACCCGTACGATGTAGAGACGCAATACTTTGCGTCTCGTCGTTGGACGACCCACCTAGAACGACCTAGGTAAACAACATCAGCAACGACCAGACGCAAAATATTGCGCCTCTACATTGGGCAACGAAGCGGTAGAGATGCTTCAACCAGCGGACGCCAAATGAAGCATGATGCTCTTCCTTCCATAGGTTTCTCAGGCTACTGACGCCGACGCGATGTTGGGGTAGGAATGGCAGTCTTAGGGGCTGGCGCTTTGCTCGAAGATGGGCTAGGCTTAGGCGAGCTGCCGCCACTTTGGTAGGTGAATTCTACTAAACACCCTTTGCAGTTGGTGCCCTGCGGATCTTCTTTCGATGGCCCAGAGGTGACCGAGGAGCTATCCGTGGCCAGGTAGATTTTAGTGCCGTCGGGGGAGAAAGCTAGGTCACGGTAGCGGACGGGCGCCCGGAAATATGTGAGCGTATCGCCTACAACGCCGGTGCCGGCTGCGTTCAGTTGCAGGCGAATGAGCTTACCGTGCTTGAGGGTAGGCAGTAGGAGGGAGTTCTGCCAGCCCGGAATGGCCGCCGCTGTATACACAGCAATGTTGCTCGGGGCTTCGGAGGGCCACTCGGGCGTGTCAGGGTCATGGTTGCGGGTCTTGACGAAGAGCTTGTTGAGGAAGGCGTTCGAGTTTGGGTACAGCGTCTTGATCGGGTCGCGGTAGGAGGCACCGATGGCTTTCGCATTCTCGTTTTCGCTTTTAATGAAAGGATACGTCGTGTGCCACACACCGGGCAGCATGGCATGCTCCGACACGCCCGCGGCCAAACCGTTGTAGTTGTTGTCGTTGTAGCCAAGCACCAGCGGATGCCCATAGTTTTTGCCGCGTTCCAGCAAGTTCACTTCATCGTCGGAGAAGGGGCCGTGTTCGGAAGAATACAAATGTCCCACGCCGCCGATGACGGCATACGCTAGCCCCTGCGGATTGCGGTTGCCGTACGTCCACACAGCGTTTTGGCGGACGGCAGTAGAGAAGGGGTTGTCGTTGGGCACCCACTTGTCGGAAGCGTTGGTGTCGGCATCTGGCTCCAGGTTGAAGCGCAGAATTTTGCCTTCGTAATAGTTGGTTTGCTGGGCGTGGTTCGGGCGCCCGCCGTTGTCGAACTGTCCGGCACCTAGGTCGCCGATGCCGTAAAAGAGGTAGTCTTTGCCCTCAACGGGTGCAACAGCCAAGCGGCCACCGTTGTGGTCGCTGCTGCCGGGAATGGTGTCGCAGAGCGTGACGGGGTTACCTAGCTTTTGCGCCTGCGGGTTGTACTCGTAGCGCACCAAACGCGTGGTGAAGTAGTAGCCGCCGTAGTTGGGTTTGCCACCTTTGCCGGGCACATCGGCATTCGCAAAGCGGTAGAGGTAAACCAGATACACGTAGGGCTTGCCTTGCAAAAGCTGTGGGTGCAACGCCATGCCCATCAGGCCACCCTGGGGCCAGGGCTTACCGCCATCAATGCTCTCGGGGATCTTATCGTAGCGCGGAAACTGCCGCTCCTTGCTGATGTCGAGCAGCACTTGTTTGCTGCCGTCGGCGGGGTTGATGCGGCTGACGCGGTAACCTTTCGCCTCCGTGACCCAGAGGTAATTATCCGGACCATACGTCACCTCCCACGGGTCGCTGAGTTGGCGCGCAACGATGCGACGGCTGAAAACCTCTCCGCGCGGACCGGTTAGGTTTTGGGCTGAAACCGTTTGAAAGAGAAGAGTAAGTAAAGCAGTGAAGAGAATAAGCTTCTGACGCATAAATCGAGTAAGTAAAAGCATGTGCTGGTAGGCTGCCCTTTGCTGATGTTCGTCGGTCCGACACCCTAGGCGTCCGACCGGTTGTCGTCGCAGACCTAGGTGCACGCAACTCATTCTAGCATCTCATTCTACAACAACTAGTCGGACGCCTAAGGCGTCCGACCGGCAATCGACCGCAATACTGCCGGTTCGTCATCGGGTTGGGGCAGAACCAAACCGAGCCATTGTACCCCAAAACCGCCCCGCATGTTGTTAGCGCTGAGCTCCAACGAGGTAAACAACCAAGTGCCTAGGCAGCCGTACTGTTAGGCAGATAGCCTGACCGGCAGATCGGATAGGTGTGGTGTTATAAAAGCCGGATAGCCAAAGCGTATGTGGGTTCTTTTTTCTTTGTCGGCGGCGTTTCTGGCGGCGGTAGTGGTTACCCTGTCGAAAGCAGGCATCAAAAACGTTGATTCAAGCCTCGCTTTCGCCATCCAATCGGTGCTGATTCTGATTGTGTCGTGGTCAGTGGTGATTTTTCAGGGGAACCTGCCCGATCTAGGCCGTATCGAGCGCAAGGCTTGGATTTACTTGATCATAGCGGGCGTTGTCACGTGCCTGTCGTCGCTGTGCTCGTTTTACGCGCTGAAGCTAGGTGCCGCTTCGCGCACGTCGTCGCTGGACAAAGTGTCGTTGGTTTTCTCCATCACCTTAGCCGTCATTTTCCTGAAAGACAAAGTGAATTGGCAGCTTATCGTGGGGGCTTTGTTGATGGCTGCGGGTGCTATTTTTGTCGTTTTCTCCAGCGACATAACCAAAAAGGACGACAAGGCTCCAGCAAGCAACCAAGCACAGTAACACCGCCACGCGGAAAAACATCAAGCTTAGTCAGGGAGTTGAATAAGCTCGAATCAGCTTTACTCTCATGAAAGCCTATAAACTGCACGCCCCCAAAAGTCTGGACAACTTCCAACTCGGCGACTACGACGAACCCACCGTCAACGACAAACAAGTTAAAATTCAAGTAAAAGCGGTTTCTCTTAATTACCGCGACTGGGCCCTGGCCAACGGCTGGTTTGGCTATCCCGGCGAAAAGCTGCCATTCATCCCGTTCAGCGACGCGGCAGGTTTAGTGACGGAAGTTGGCGCGGCCGTAACTAAAATTAAGGTGGGCGACCGGGTGGCCGTCAACTTCTTTCCTGAGTGGCACGCCGGACCTTTCTCCCTTGCCAAAACGCACGCCTCCCTAGGTGGCAGTACCGACGGTGTGCTAGCCGAGTACGTAGCCTTCGACGAAGAAGCGGTGGTGAAAGTACCTGATTCGTTTTCCTACGAAGAGGCCGCGTGTTTTCCTTGCGCAGGCGTTACGGCCTGGCATGCCCTGGCGCTTCAAGCGCAGCTCAAGCCCGGCGATACGGTGCTGCTGCAAGGCACGGGCGGTGTATCCATCTTTGGCTTGCAAATCGTCAAGCTATTTGGTGCACAAGCCATTATCACGTCGAGCAGCAACGAAAAGCTAGGTCGGGCTAAAAGCCTCGGCGCCAACCTAACCGTCAACTACCAGGAAACGCCAGATTGGGAAACGAAAGTCCGCGAGCTGACCCAGGGCGAAGGCGTGAACTACGTGGTGGAAGTAGCGGGTAAGCTAGCCCAGTCGCTGAAGGCGGTGAAGGCCGGCGGCAGCATCTTCCTGATCGGGGCCGTGGGTGGGCCCGCCTCGCCCGAGGATGCCAAGAGCCTGCAAATGGCGCCCATTTTTATGAACCGGCTGCAATCCATCTATGTGGGCAGCACCGAGATGCTGACCGATTTGCTCAAGGCTTTCGACCAGAACAACATCAAACCCATCATCGGCAAAACCTTCGAATTCGACCAAGTGAAAGAGGCCTTGCAGTTTATGGGCAATGGCTCGCACTTCGGCAAAATCGTGGTGAAGTTTTAATTGCTAAGACACAAGTAGAAAGTCAACGCATGGCTGAGACGCAAAAGAATTGGTTTATCACTGGCGCTTCCACCGGCCTAGGTGAAGCACTAGCGACGCTGCTACTATAGAAAGGCGACCGGGTAGTAGCCACCTTCCGCAAGCCCGAACAAGTCGAGGAGTTCTCCCAAAAAGCGCCCGGCCAGAGCCTAGGAGTGCTGGCCGACATGACGAACGCGGAGCAAGTAACCACCGCCGTACAGCAAGCCATCGATGCCGTTGGTCGCCTCGATGTAGTGGTGAACAACGCCGGTTACGGCTCGCTGGGCAGCATTGAGGAAATTTCGGAGGAGGAAGTGCAGCGTCAATTCGACGTAAACGTATATGGGCCGCTGCGGATCGTGCGGGCGGTGCTGCCCCACATGCGGGCGCAGAAGTCGGGACACATTCTCAACGTCACCTCGGTAGGTGGAATTATTGGGATGGCGCACGCGGGCATCTACAACGGGTCGAAGTTCGCGCTAGAAGGCCTAGGCGAGTCGATGGCCGCGCAGCTCAAGCCGCTGGGTATCCACGTCACCAACGTGGAGCCGGGACCGTTCCGCACCAAGTGGGCCGGCGCCTCGGCCACGTACACCGAAAACAAGATTGCCGATTACGCCAGCTCCGTAGGTGAGGGTCTGAAAGCCTCGCTAGGCCGCGACGGTAACCAAGCCGGCGACCCGGTGAAAGCTGCCGAAGCCATGTACCAACTCGTGCGCCTACCCAACCCGCCCACGCACCTGCTGCTCGGCGGCTTCGCCTACCAAATGGTGCGGCAGAAGTTGCAAGCTATGCTCAAGGAAATCGACGATTTCGCTCACTTGGGCGAGCCAACTGATTTTTAAACGTAAGAACACTGCGCCCTCTGCGAAAACCTCTGCGCCTTCTGCGGGCTCAAGCCGTAACAACGACTTTTAGCCCGCAGAGGACGCAGAGGTTTTCGCAGAGGGCGCAGTGTTCTTACTTAGACAAGGCTGGAAAAAGCGCGGGCGCTTTACGGTGCTTAGTGGCTTGCTCGTAGGCGTAGGTGTACTTGATGAGCGTCGGCTCGTCGAAGGAGCGGCCTAAGAACTGCAAGCCTGCCGGTAGGTTGTCGTAGGTGAAGCCCATGGGCACGGTGAAAGCCGGTTGGCCGGTGTGCGGGGCAATGAGTTGGCTGTTATCGCCCTTGTACCCTTTGAAGTCGCCAACTTTCGCGGGAGGGTTGTTCCAGGTGGGATAGATGAGAGCCCCGAGCTGATAGCGGTCCATCACATCAGTCACGGCTTTGCGGAAGGCAATGCGCTTAGGGTCGGTGTACGGATCGGCGCAGGTGGTGCCTTCCGGCGTCACGGCGCTCTTTTGATGGTAGGTGAGGTTCTGGGCGATGTATGGGGCGAACTTACCGGAGGCAACAATCTCGTTGAGGTTCTTCACCGGCGCCTGCGGACCTAGGCCCGCGAGGTACTCGTTGATATCGTGCTCGAACACGGAGCACCACTGATCCTTGCTCACGTTGGCAAAGTCGGGAATCTCGACGGGGCCGACGATGATGGCGCCGGCTTTCTTCAAATCGGCTATAGCTTGCTCGAAGAGGACTTTCACCTGCGGATCAGGGTCCCGCTCGCTCAGGGTTCGCAGCACGCCGATGCGGGCGCCTTTCAGGCCGTTTTTGTCGAGGTACTGCTGGTAGCTTTTGGGAATTTTGCCTTCGCTGTATTTTGTGAGCGGGTCGGCGGGATCGTAACCAGCCATCACTTCAAGCAGGCGGGTAGCGTCGGCGACGGTGCGGGTCATGGGGCCGCCGGTGTCGTTGCGCAAGTACAGCGGCGCAATGCCGGCCCGGCTCACCAGACCTAGGGTCGGCCGGAAGCCCACCAGCGCATTGTGCGACGATGGCCCGCGGATAGAATTACCGGTATCAGTACCTAGCCCGGCCGTGCCAAAATTAGCCGCTACCGCCGCGGCCGTGCCACCGCTCGAACCGGCCGGCACATGCAGTAGGTTATAGGGGTTCAGCGTCTCGCCGGCAATGGAGCTGATCGACACCATAGGGCTAAACGCCCACTCGGCCATGTTCGACTTGGCCAGCACAATGGCCCCGGCTGCCTTCAACGATTTCACCGTGGTAGCATCCTCTGTCGGCACGAAGCCTTTCATCGCTAGCGAACCAGCGGTGGTCTGCAAGCCGGCCGTGTTGTAGTTGTCCTTTACGATGAGCGGAATGCAGTGCAGGGGCCGCAGCTTCTTGGTTTTCTGGTACTCGGCATCGAGCTGCCGGGCCGTTTCAAGCGCCTGGGGGTTGGTCAGGATAATGGCGTTCAGCTTGGTGGGCTGGTCGTAGGCCTCAATGCGCCGTAGGTACGCCGTCACGAGTTGCTCGCAGTTGCAGTCGCCCTTCTTAAGAGCTTGGTGCACGTCGGCAATGGTCGTTTCCTCCAGCTGGAACTTGGGTTTGAGCGGACGTAGGGGCGTAGGCGGTCGGCTGTAGCTGTGCAGCACAAAGGCGCTGAGCAGGAGCAGACCGCAAACGGAGAATAGTCGAATTCTATTCATGCGGGAAAGCTAGGGTTGATGCAATGTAGTACGTGAAAACAGACGCACTACCAAGCATGGTGTTGCAGCAATCCACAGAACCTAGCCTTATCCCGACAGGCTACCAGCAACTTTTAGCAGGTGTGTGCTTCGTAGCTCCCGGTTTTATGCCATGGCTGCTCCTATTTGCCTGCACAGTCCTTGCACTCTTGCAAGGTGTTGAAGGGGACAGTGCCTCCGCAACCACCCCAGGTAAATGGCATACACTTCTGCTCCTTGGGGTCATAGTAATACCGAACGAAAGCGGCATTGCACGGACCCGGATCAGGAGTAAGTTGACATTGCTCCGGTACTGCTGCTTCCGACTCTTTCTGGCAATTGGTGAGCAGCAACATGATAGCTAGGCCGGCAGCATACAAAGGGGTAGAGTAGCGTTTCATGTAAGCAGGAGCCTACGTCGCCTGTAATGGTTGCAAGCCTAACGTAACAAGGTAAGTACCCATACGGCTCCCAGAACAAAGCTGTCTGCCCCTAGGGCGTCCGGCCGGCAGATGGCTTTGCTCTGAGGTTTATCCTATTATTCAGTTACTACTTGCCACGAGAAGCACGCACCATCTTTTCGGTCGGGGTGGGTGCCGGGGGCGTCGGCGGCGCAAAGGCTGCCGCTGCGCGGGATGGCGAGCAAGTAGCGGTGGTTGCTGAGGTTCATCAGCATCAAATCGCCCCGCAGCATGTCTTGCCACTGAAACGTGCTGGCGTTGCTAGGTTCGCCCTTGATGATGCGCACTTCGCCCATACCTGCCAAGCCTACTGCCGTCACTAGGCCACCTTCTGACTCCGCGCCGCCCGCCGATTCGAGCGCAACGCGCCCTTGCCCTCGATCCACCACGCGGAAGCGCGAGGCGTTGCCTTTCGCCAGCGGACTGTTCAGCGGCACGGGGCGCAGCCAGCCGCGCCAGTTGATGAGCACCGTGCTGTCAGCTAGGCAGGTGAGGGTGATGGTTTTGCCCACTGGAATGGGTTGGGTTAAGCCTTTGGCGCGGGGCTGATCGACCACAAATCGGTCGAAGTCGGCGTAGCCACCAGCGGTGCCTTGCGTGTTGAAGTTGAACAACGTGTAGCGAATACCCTGGAACGTACGAAGCTGATACGGCAGCTTGATTTCGCCACCCATTGCCTGAAACGTGGCGCCGTCGGTGCTGTAGTGCAAGGTAGCTAGGTCGGTGTCGAAGTTACAGTGCGCCCGCAGCCACACTTTGGAGGCTTTGATCGGCTGGCGCTCTAGCTTCTCCGTTTGCTGGTCGTACTGCTGAACTTCAAAGCCTTCTGCCGTGCGCGCCACCCCGATCCAGGTGTACGGGAAGTTGAGCAACGCTAAGCCCGCCACGTCACCCACCTTTAAGCCTTTCAGCTCCAGTTCCGTTGTGGGTGTCGATTCGGGGCCGATGGCGCGTTGAGTAAGCGAGTTGCGCGCCGAGAAGAAGTCTTTGGCGGGTAAGGCGTGCAAGCGCAGGAAGCCCTTGCGCTCCGTCAGCGACCATTTGCTATCATCTGGCAAGTGGTTCCATTGCCAGAGTGGATTGAGCTTGCTGGTGCTGAACTCGTCGTTGCGCTTGAAGGGCGCCATGGGCGGCGAGCTAGCTCCCGTGTTGGGCTTGACCCAGGTGCGGGGCGAGCGTTTCAGGTTGCCGGGTAAGCCGAAGTAGGGCCAGCCGTTGGTCCACGTGACGGGTGAGATGGTCAGCAGGCGACCTACGGCATTGTAGTCCATCATCGAGAAGCCCCACCACTCGCCGGTGGGCGTCTGCACGATGCCGCCCTGGTGCATCGGGATGGCCGAGGAGAAATCATTGGTAGGCTGCGTGAGCTTGAACGGAGGTGTGCGGCCCGGCTGCAAGCGCCAGTTCACCCCGATACCTAGGGCCTCTTCGGCGCTGATGACCGTTACTTCATAGGGGCCGGTCGCCTTGTCGGCGCGGGCGCATACCATCATGCCAACTGGGTCGTAGATGGTGTTGGTGATGTAGTACTTGCCGTCGATTTTGTAGAAGTGTGAGCCTTCGCCCACACCGCTGCCCTTCGGGATGAGCACCTGCTCAGTGCCAGGCTTGGTATCGGTGAGGTCGTCGGTCAGCTCAGCAATCTTCAGCTCGTCGTAACCCCAGATAACGTAGGTTTTGCCATCGTCATCAAAGAGCACCGACAGGTCGTGGAACGATTTTTTTAGTTCTGTGTGCGTCCAGGGGCCAGCCGGGTTGGTGGCGGTGTAGAGTTGGGTGGTGCGCCCGTTCACGTTGGTAAAGATGTGGAACTTGCCCCGCGCGTAGCGAAACGAAGGCGCCCAAATGCCTTGGCCATACACGCTCTTGCCATCTTCGAGGCGGTAAGCCGGGCCGAAGTCTAGCTTCTCAGCCGCGTAGCTCATCAGCTCCCAGTTAACTAGGTCTTTGGAGTGCAGCACCGGCAGACCCGGCATGGTGTGCATGGTGGTGCCGGTCAGATAAAAGTCGTTGCCGACGCGGATTAGGTCAGGGTCGGAAAACTCCTCGTAGAAGAGCGGGTTGGTGAAAGTGCCGTTGCCATTATCGGCCATCCAGGTACGCTCGGTGGAGGCAGCAGTAGGTGCTTTGGCGCGGCGTTGGGCTTGTGTACTGTTCGGTAAAAAGCTAGCTGCTATCGTGAAGCCGAGTAGCAAAGCAGAGCGACTCATAGAAGAAAGGGGGACACAATGAGGCATGCGCGAGAATAGTAGGAAGAACAAGCTAGGGTCTCTCTGCTATTCGGTGCAACGTGGCGAAAAATCTGCGTGACTATCGCAGGCAGCGACTTACTCAGATTCCTCATGTTGCTCGGAACGGTAGAGAGTTCCTAGCTGGTCTATTGATGATTGATTGGGTTGGCAGCTTAAAAAAAGGACGGCCGATTGGCCGTCCTTTTTTGACAGTGATAAACGTATCTAATGACTGTTAGAAGTCTATTTTTTGCACCGGCGAATAGAATAACTCTGCCACACCTTGGGTTTTTACCCCTACACGAGCATAGCAGTAGCCCTTTAAGGAACCAGGTACAATGTAAGTTAGATTCAAGTCCTTATTCAGATCGGCTAATGCTGAACCGGCCAGTACGTTGCGTATGTTCAATTTTGTTTCGGCTTCTGTCTGTACCGCGCCATTGTTGGTGTCTACAAATTGCGTGGAGCTTACAAAGAGGGTAACAGATTCTATGTTCCGACCAGTAGCAACTCGGCTCACGCGGCAAGTGGCGTTAATATTGTTGCCAGACTTCTCGAAACGAGAATTGCTCACAACGTAGTAAGGCTGTACTGGCACGTCGACTACCGTATTGCCTTTCACTTGCACGTCGATGCTGTCGGTGTTGTTTACCCAAGGGCCGCTGTCGCGAAGGCGTACGAGCTTGTAGTTTCCATCAAACAAGGTGGCTGAATAAGTACCATCCTGGCTGACGTACACCGGAATCTTAGTGAATAGCTGATAGCCACGCTGCCAAAGCTCCAGTTGCACACCGTTGGTACGCACGCCTACAGGCTGATCCTGGTAGAGCACTCGTCCGCTGAGGGTCGAGCTAGGTGGGTCCACGTTATCGAGGTCACAACCGGTCAACAAGAAGGCGCCGACCAAAAAGAGGTTGAATAGTGCTTTCATGAGAAGACCTTATTGGAAAGGATTGCGAACAATCTTAGGGTTGTTGTTGATAACCGACTGGTCGATGAAGGAGTAGTAATTGAGCACCTGGAAGTTGCGCGGGGTGCGGAAGCGGGGTGCCACTTTACGGTCGAACACGTACTTGCCGTCGAGGGGGCTACCGGGGCGCACCACGCGGTAGGGGAACAGTACGTAGGCCACAGCGCTATACGTATTGGCGTTACCGTTCCACACTTGGTGCGCAATGCGCCAGCGCTTCAAATCCCACACGCGGTGGTCTTCGAAAGCTAGCTCTACCCGGCGCTCATTTTGCAGGCGCGCAATGTTCAGCGTGCTAGCTGTGAGGCTGTTGGCTGGGAAGCCAGCCCGCTCCCGTACGCGATTCACGTAGGTCAGCGCATCGTTCGTCTGCCCTAGCTCGAGGGCTGCTTCGGAGGCGTTGAGCAGTATTTCGCCAAGGCGGAAACGTACCCACCACACGTCGCTCAAGATACCGCGAGTACTCGTCTTAGGCACTGGGTCGATGTACTTGCGCAGATAGAAGCCCGTGTTGGAAACTTCCACCTGGGTAGCTTGTGGACCTGAGCTGCCCGTCAGCAGCTTGTTGTCGCCGTTGGGGAAAGCAGGTGGAGAATATGTGCTGCCAAGTCCCCCTTCAATGGTCTGATAGGCATTGGTCGTCGCATTCCAAACCTTTACGCCAGCCTGAATTTGTACCTCCTGCCCTTTGAAAGTAGAGCCGGGGTAGATAACGGTGCCGTAGAGGCGGGCGTCCTTGTTGGCAAAGGGAGCGCTCAGGTTGTCGTAGTAGATATAATCGGTGTCGGCGGCGTTGCGTGTTCTGATTTGCCCGGAGGTGCCATCCAGGTACTCGTAGGCTTCTACCAGGTTCAGGATGGGCGAGATGATGGAAGACGACAAGTTATCCTCCCGAATGCCGCGGGCAATGTTGTCGTAGGTGAAGCCGTGCCGTCGGCCTTTAGCCGTCAGAAAATCCTTAGCGAAAATCACCTCGGAGTTCGGCGCTTTCTTGGTAATAGCATCA
This Hymenobacter sp. GOD-10R DNA region includes the following protein-coding sequences:
- a CDS encoding amidase family protein; this translates as MNRIRLFSVCGLLLLSAFVLHSYSRPPTPLRPLKPKFQLEETTIADVHQALKKGDCNCEQLVTAYLRRIEAYDQPTKLNAIILTNPQALETARQLDAEYQKTKKLRPLHCIPLIVKDNYNTAGLQTTAGSLAMKGFVPTEDATTVKSLKAAGAIVLAKSNMAEWAFSPMVSISSIAGETLNPYNLLHVPAGSSGGTAAAVAANFGTAGLGTDTGNSIRGPSSHNALVGFRPTLGLVSRAGIAPLYLRNDTGGPMTRTVADATRLLEVMAGYDPADPLTKYSEGKIPKSYQQYLDKNGLKGARIGVLRTLSERDPDPQVKVLFEQAIADLKKAGAIIVGPVEIPDFANVSKDQWCSVFEHDINEYLAGLGPQAPVKNLNEIVASGKFAPYIAQNLTYHQKSAVTPEGTTCADPYTDPKRIAFRKAVTDVMDRYQLGALIYPTWNNPPAKVGDFKGYKGDNSQLIAPHTGQPAFTVPMGFTYDNLPAGLQFLGRSFDEPTLIKYTYAYEQATKHRKAPALFPALSK
- a CDS encoding glycoside hydrolase 43 family protein → MSRSALLLGFTIAASFLPNSTQAQRRAKAPTAASTERTWMADNGNGTFTNPLFYEEFSDPDLIRVGNDFYLTGTTMHTMPGLPVLHSKDLVNWELMSYAAEKLDFGPAYRLEDGKSVYGQGIWAPSFRYARGKFHIFTNVNGRTTQLYTATNPAGPWTHTELKKSFHDLSVLFDDDGKTYVIWGYDELKIAELTDDLTDTKPGTEQVLIPKGSGVGEGSHFYKIDGKYYITNTIYDPVGMMVCARADKATGPYEVTVISAEEALGIGVNWRLQPGRTPPFKLTQPTNDFSSAIPMHQGGIVQTPTGEWWGFSMMDYNAVGRLLTISPVTWTNGWPYFGLPGNLKRSPRTWVKPNTGASSPPMAPFKRNDEFSTSKLNPLWQWNHLPDDSKWSLTERKGFLRLHALPAKDFFSARNSLTQRAIGPESTPTTELELKGLKVGDVAGLALLNFPYTWIGVARTAEGFEVQQYDQQTEKLERQPIKASKVWLRAHCNFDTDLATLHYSTDGATFQAMGGEIKLPYQLRTFQGIRYTLFNFNTQGTAGGYADFDRFVVDQPRAKGLTQPIPVGKTITLTCLADSTVLINWRGWLRPVPLNSPLAKGNASRFRVVDRGQGRVALESAGGAESEGGLVTAVGLAGMGEVRIIKGEPSNASTFQWQDMLRGDLMLMNLSNHRYLLAIPRSGSLCAADAPGTHPDRKDGACFSWQVVTE
- a CDS encoding EamA family transporter, which gives rise to MWVLFSLSAAFLAAVVVTLSKAGIKNVDSSLAFAIQSVLILIVSWSVVIFQGNLPDLGRIERKAWIYLIIAGVVTCLSSLCSFYALKLGAASRTSSLDKVSLVFSITLAVIFLKDKVNWQLIVGALLMAAGAIFVVFSSDITKKDDKAPASNQAQ
- a CDS encoding PQQ-dependent sugar dehydrogenase, with the translated sequence MRQKLILFTALLTLLFQTVSAQNLTGPRGEVFSRRIVARQLSDPWEVTYGPDNYLWVTEAKGYRVSRINPADGSKQVLLDISKERQFPRYDKIPESIDGGKPWPQGGLMGMALHPQLLQGKPYVYLVYLYRFANADVPGKGGKPNYGGYYFTTRLVRYEYNPQAQKLGNPVTLCDTIPGSSDHNGGRLAVAPVEGKDYLFYGIGDLGAGQFDNGGRPNHAQQTNYYEGKILRFNLEPDADTNASDKWVPNDNPFSTAVRQNAVWTYGNRNPQGLAYAVIGGVGHLYSSEHGPFSDDEVNLLERGKNYGHPLVLGYNDNNYNGLAAGVSEHAMLPGVWHTTYPFIKSENENAKAIGASYRDPIKTLYPNSNAFLNKLFVKTRNHDPDTPEWPSEAPSNIAVYTAAAIPGWQNSLLLPTLKHGKLIRLQLNAAGTGVVGDTLTYFRAPVRYRDLAFSPDGTKIYLATDSSSVTSGPSKEDPQGTNCKGCLVEFTYQSGGSSPKPSPSSSKAPAPKTAIPTPTSRRRQ
- a CDS encoding DUF3823 domain-containing protein, coding for MKALFNLFLVGAFLLTGCDLDNVDPPSSTLSGRVLYQDQPVGVRTNGVQLELWQRGYQLFTKIPVYVSQDGTYSATLFDGNYKLVRLRDSGPWVNNTDSIDVQVKGNTVVDVPVQPYYVVSNSRFEKSGNNINATCRVSRVATGRNIESVTLFVSSTQFVDTNNGAVQTEAETKLNIRNVLAGSALADLNKDLNLTYIVPGSLKGYCYARVGVKTQGVAELFYSPVQKIDF
- a CDS encoding BPTI/Kunitz domain-containing protein, whose amino-acid sequence is MKRYSTPLYAAGLAIMLLLTNCQKESEAAVPEQCQLTPDPGPCNAAFVRYYYDPKEQKCMPFTWGGCGGTVPFNTLQECKDCAGK
- the eutC gene encoding ethanolamine ammonia-lyase subunit EutC, which gives rise to MPENLPALPSPDSPEDPWAGLRAFTGARIALGRTGTSVPLRESLAFRMAHAHARDAVYSVLATEELLAELGQLQLAVCQVKSQAQNRQEYLQRPDLGRKLDEESKALLVEQAPDACDIAIILADGLSATAINEHAVPLLRLLLPQLQQVGFRLAPITLAEQARVAIGDEIGELLKARLTLMLIGERPGLSSPSSLGAYFTYAPKPGLTDEARNCVSNIRPEGLGYPLAADKLFFLIQEALRRKLSGVGLKDESGLLSA
- a CDS encoding NAD(P)-dependent alcohol dehydrogenase encodes the protein MKAYKLHAPKSLDNFQLGDYDEPTVNDKQVKIQVKAVSLNYRDWALANGWFGYPGEKLPFIPFSDAAGLVTEVGAAVTKIKVGDRVAVNFFPEWHAGPFSLAKTHASLGGSTDGVLAEYVAFDEEAVVKVPDSFSYEEAACFPCAGVTAWHALALQAQLKPGDTVLLQGTGGVSIFGLQIVKLFGAQAIITSSSNEKLGRAKSLGANLTVNYQETPDWETKVRELTQGEGVNYVVEVAGKLAQSLKAVKAGGSIFLIGAVGGPASPEDAKSLQMAPIFMNRLQSIYVGSTEMLTDLLKAFDQNNIKPIIGKTFEFDQVKEALQFMGNGSHFGKIVVKF